The Flavobacterium sp. 102 genomic interval GTGATTAGGATAACCTCAACCACGAATTTTATAACGGGTGATTCAATATCCGCAAAAACCGAATTGCCCACAAAGGAAAAAATAATAACCACGCCAATATTGACAAAATTATTGGCTAATAAAAGTGTGGCCAATAGCTTTTTAGGTTTCTGTAAAAGTTTGGAAACTAAGTTGGCTTTCCGTTGGTTTTCTGAAGCCAATTTGGTTAAATCATTTTGCGAAAGCGAAAATAATGCGACTTCAGCTGCCGAAATCATTGCCGAACAAAAAAGCAATAATGCGATAGCGATAATTCCAAAAAGTAAATTGGTATCTAAATTATCTAAAAAAGTTAAACTGGGCTCCGGATCCAAAGGCTTCTGGGTTAATTAAACAATATCAAAATGGCAAGTCATTTTCAGGGGTTGCCGGATTTGGTGCTTCAAAATTATTGCTTTTTGGTTCAAGATTATGTGGCGCCTTTACACCTTCAACTTCTTTTTTAGTGGTTAAAAAGGTAAATTCTGTCACTTGAATTTCTGTAGTATATTTGGTCGTACCGTCTTCAGCTTGCCATTGGCGCGATTTGATTCTGCCTTCAATGTAAATCTTGTCGCCTTTGGATAAATATTTTTCACAAATTTCTGCAGCTTTGTTTCTCACTACTAAATTGTGCCATTCGGTCGACGTAATTTTTTCGTTAGTTTGCTTATTAATATAGACTTCATTGGTAGCCAAAGGAAAACGTCCGATGCAATTGCCACCTTCAAAATAGTGCATCTTTACTTCATCACCTAAATGACCAATCAGCATCACTTTATTTAATGTACCATTCATTTTTCCGATTTGTTACCCTCAAATTTACAATTTTTTTGAAAATTAAAACCTTTCTTTTTCAATAAAATTAAAAATTACAATCGGAAACGGCATTTTTTTAACTGATTCCCAGTCTATTCCGTTTTCAAGCTTGCCTTTCACTTTTATTTTCCAGAAATTGATATTTAAATGTTGGTGCGTCAATTTATGAACTGTCGTTTCCGAATTGTACCAATGAATATCGATCACTTCATTGGCTACAAATTGCTGGTTTTGCAAAAGTTCCAATAGTGCTGCCTCGGTCAATTTATTTTCTGTTTCCAATAAAGGAAATTCATATAAGTTATGCCAAATGCCTTTTTGGGTGCGTTTCTGTAGCAAAGTATTTTCGACTTCATCCGAAAAAACCAAGTAATTAAAATGACGCGTTCTCACTTTAACTTTTTTAGATTTTACCGGAAGTATCGCCACTTTCTTCTTTTGCAAAGCGGCACAACTATCATTAAAAACACAATTCCCACAATCCGGATTTTTGGGTGTGCATTGGAGTGCTCCAAATTCCATGATGGCTTGGTTGAATAAATTGGCTTTTCCTTTAGGCAATAATTCAGCCGCCAATTGAGTGAATTCTTTTTTGGCGCTAGCCGAAACAATATCAGTTTCCACGTCAAAGTAGCGCGACAGAACCCTATAAACATTGCCATCAACCACAGGAACGTTTTCATTATAAGAGAAAGATGCAATCGCAGCGGCAGTATATTCGCCTATGCCTTTTAGTTTTAATAATTCTGCATAACTTTTCGGAAACTCACCATTGAATTCAAACGCCACTTGCTGCGCAGTTTTGTGTAAATTTCGCGCTCTGGAATAATACCCTAACCCTTGCCATAGTTTCAGCACGTCTTCTTCGGAAGCTTTAGCCAAATCAAAAACCGTTGGAAACGCTTCGGTAAAACGCAAAAAATAAGGCAATCCTTGTGCGACTCTCGTTTGTTGCAACATGATTTCGGACAACCAAATAAAGTAAGGATTAACGGTATTTCGCCAAGGCAAATCACGTTTGTTTTGTAAATACCATTGGGTAAGCAGATTAGGGAATTTCATAGTTAAATTATCGTTTACAAAAATAAAAGTTTATGTTATTAAATTTTAATAGATTATGCTTGAAATATTGTTTTTTTAATTCATATATTTGCAACCTCAAAAAATTACACATAATATTAAAATACGAAACAAAATGACGAAAGCAGATATCGTAGCGAAGATTTCAGAAAAATTAGGTCTTGAAAAAGGAGATGTTCAAGCAACAGTTGAAGCGTTTATGGAAGAAGTGAAAAATTCTTTAGAAACCGGAGACAATGTTTATTTAAGAGGTTTTGGTAGCTTCATTATCAAAACAAGAGCTGAAAAAACAGGTAGAAACATTTCTAAAAACACTACTATCAAAATTCCTGCTCACAACATTCCAGCATTCAAACCTGCTAAAGTATTTGTAGAATCAGTTAAAACAAACACTGAAGTAGCAGTATAAACTTATTTATTAATCACAAAAAGACGAACTTATGCCAAGTGGTAAAAAAAGAAAAAGACATAAGGTAGCAACTCACAAACGTAAGAAGAGAGCGAGAGCTAACCGACACAAAAAGAAAAAGTAGTTCTAAACTACTTTTCTTTTTTTAAAAAAAGTTCATTGAAATCGAAAATTAGTAATCAGTGATCAGTAATTAGTAATCAGTTTTACTGCCAACTAAAAACTGCCAACTGAACACTATTTTTTCACCGGGTAATAAACAATACCTGTTAAAATGTTTAATCCATCCTTACAATTCAGTTATGAGTTATAAGTTATGAGTTATGAGTTGAAAAACTGCAAACTGTAAACTTTATACTGTAGCTAAATGGTTCGGATAAAAATTTACAACATGAATAAAGAATTAATCATCCGTAGTGGTGAAGATGCTGTAGATTTTGCCTTATTAAAAGATGGAAAACTAATTGAATTACACAAACAGGAAGATACAAGCAACTTTCAAGTGGGTGATATTTTTATCGCCAAAATCAGGAAACCCGTTGCCGGACTTAACGCTGCTTTTGTAAATGTAGGCTTTGAAAAAGATGCCTTTTTACATTATCACGATTTAGGACCAAACTTAGCTTCTTATTTGAAATTCATAAAACTTGTAAGCGCAGGTAAACTAAAAGATTTCTCCCTAAAAAACTTCCAGTTTGAGAAAGAGATTGATAAAGATGGTACGATATCAGATATTCTGAGTGCCAATCAATCGGTATTAGTTCAAGTTGTCAAAGAACCAATTTCTACCAAAGGACCAAGAATCAGCACTGAGCTGTCATTCGCGGGTCGTTTTGTGGTTTTAGTTCCATTTTCTGATCGCGTTTCTATTTCACAAAAAATAGAATCTAAAGAAGAAAAAGACCGTTTGAAAAAACTAGTACAATCTATCAAACAAAGAGGTTTTGGTGTTATTGTGAGAACAGTAGCAGAAGGCAAAAGCATAGCCGAATTAGAAAAAGATTTGCAGAACTTAATGAATAGATGGACTGCAATGAGTAAAAAATTACCAACTGCTCATCATCCGTCCAAGATATTAGGAGAGCTTAACAAAGCTTCTTCAATATTACGAGACGTATTCAATGATACTTTCACGAGTATTCAAACAGATGATGAAGAGTTGTACCAAGAAACAAAGGACTATTTAGCCGAAATAGCTCCCGAGAAACAAAAAATAGTGAAGCTTTACCAGTCGAAAGACGTGCCATTGTTTGAGAAATACCATATTGAGCGACAAATCAAAACTTCTTTTGGGCGCACCGTATCCATGAGTAAAGGAGCCTATTTAATTATAGAGCACACTGAAGCTTTACACGTTATCGACGTGAACAGCGGCAACCGTTCTAACAAAGCCACCAACCAAGAAGATACCGCACTCGAAGTGAATATGATAGCCGCTGCCGAAATCGCACGACAATTGCGTCTGCGTGATATGGGTGGTATTATTGTAGTCGATTTTATCGATATGCAAAATCCGGACAATCGCCAAGTCTTGTTCAACTTCCTTAGAGAAGAAATGAGCGACGACAAAGCCAAACACAAGATCTTACCGCCGAGTAAATTTGGATTAGTTCAAATCACTCGCCAACGCGTAAGACCTGAAGTCAATATAGAGACCCGAGAAGAAAATCCAAACAATTTGAGCGGTGATGTAGATGCACCAATCCAAATTATTGATAAGATCAATTTCTCCCTCGAAAAAATCATCAAAGACCACAACGGTGTGAAACTTAACGTTCACCCATTTGTGGCAGCATACCTTAAAAAAGGTTTTCCATCATTACGTTCAAAATGGTTTTTTGAACATAAAAAGTGGGTGAAAATCATACCTCGTGACGCTTACACGTACCTAGAGTATCATTTCTTCGATAAAGACGGAAATGTGATCAAAGAATAAAGGCTGAATCATTCAGCAAACAAAAACCGCCTTTCGAAAGACTGGCGGTTTTTTTGTGGCCTTAATTGTCACCCTGAGCGCAGTCGAAGGGTTTTTCTATTAGAAGCTAATCCGGCTGTTCGCGCTACGCGGTAGCCAGCTTCCATCCGGGCTAGGGTAAACTGCACAAAAACAATTTAAATTTTTCTTACAAAGAATTTCATATATTTGAGTGTCAAAACAATACAAATGAAAAAACTGTACACTCTTTTAGTTTTAATCCTTACTGTTTTAACAACTAATGCCCAAATCATCAATTTCCCCGATGCCAATTTTAAAGCTAGATTATTAGCCGCTAATACCGGCAACTACCATGCTATGAATGCATTAAACCAGCCCATGAAAATTGATTCCAACGAGAACAATGAAATTGAGGTGAGCGAAGCATTACAAGTTAGTACTTTGAATGCTAACGTCGCCAATATTTCCAGCTTGGTTGGAATAAACAATTTCTCTAATTTGACTGGTTTGAATATTACTCAAAATTCGATTACGTCACTTAATATTGATGGGCTTGTAAATCTTGTCACGCTAACTTGCTATCGGAATTCCTTTACATCATTAGATTTGACCCATTCCCCCAATCTTCAAACGGTACAATGTTCCGATGGGCTTCTCACCACTCTAAATATTGCCGGGCTATCTAATCTTAATGTTTTAAATTGTGCCAATAACAGCCTTTTATCACTGGATGCGAGTGATGCTTCGAATCTCCAAACCTTAATATGCCGGGATAATCAAATAACGTCTTTGGATGTTGCTGGTTTATCCCAACTGGAGACACTTCTTTGCGATTCAAATAACTTATCGGTGCTAAACGTCAACGGTTTGACAAATCTTGGGATTTTAAATTGTTCCGACAATAACATTTCGGCTTTGGACGTAACAGCGTTACCCAATCTTAGCCAGATTGTTGTGTCCCACAATCAGCTTTCGGCTTCGGATTTTACCAATAATCAGCTTCTTGAGTACGTTGACTGCAGGTTCAATCTGATAACGACATTGGATTTTAGCGTTTGCCATGGTCTGCAAGAAATGCTGGCATCCAATAATCAACTTACGACATTGTTTATAAAAAATGGCTCCTATGAGCAAAATGCGCAGTTCCAATCAAATCCACTTCAATATATATGTGCTGATCAAAACGAAATAGCAGGACTTCAATTTTATGTTAACAATATCCCCAATTGTCATATAAATTCATATTGCAGCTTTACTCCCGGAGGTGTCTTTTATACGCTTCAAAACACCATTCTTTTTGACGATAATAACAATGGCTGTGACAATGATGACGTTGCCATCCCAAATATGAAATATACTTTTTCCAATGGTTCCAGCAATACAACGCTGGTATCAGGAGAAGATGATTCTTTTAATTATGTACAGGCGGGAACTTATACCATTACGCCTATTTTTGAAAACCCCTCTTATTTTTCAGTAACTCCGGCATCCGCCACGATTACTTTTCCGGCAGCAAATGATCCTTTTGTACAGAATTTTTGCCTTACAGTCAATGGCACACTCAACGATTTAGAAGTTACTTTGTTTCCAATCGGTCCAGCCAGACCGGGCTTTGATGCCCATTACAAAATCATTTATAAAAACAAAGGAACAACAATACAAAGTGGTGCAATAAGCTTTTCTTATGATGATACTATTTCCGATTTGGTTTCTGCAAATCCAGCGACATCAAGCCAAGGAAATGATATCCTAAATTGGACTTTTGCCAATTTACAACCCTTTGAATCCCGAGAAATTTCAATCACCTTAAATCTGAATTCTCCGGTTGAAACGCCTCCACTGAATGCAAACAATTGGTTGCTTTATAGCGCAACAGCGGCCGGCGCCACTGACGAAACACCTGATAATAATACGGCTAACCTAACCCAAACTGTTGTCAATTCCTATGACCCGAATGATAAAACCTGTGTTGAAGGAACATGGTTACCATTAGACTTCGTCGGAGAGTATGTACATTATATCATCCGCTTTGAAAACACCGGTACTTTTGCCGCCGAAAATATCGTGGTGAAAGACATCATTGACACAACTAAGTTTGAAATCGGCTCTTTGATTCCTTTGAGTGGAAGCCATCCTTTTACAACCCGAATCATAAATACCAATCAGGTAGAATTTATTTTTGAAAATATCAATCTACCGTTTGATGATGCCAACAATGACGGTTATGTAGCGTTTAAAATAAAAACGAAGCCAACACTTGTTGACTTAGAAACCTTTAGCAATTCGGCCAGCATTTACTTTGATTACAATGCGCCAATTGTAACGGATACTTATACAACAACCGTTTTTAATCCATTAAACACAAGTGACTTTGAGTTTGGTAGTGTGTTTAGTTTGTCTCCGGTTCCAACGAAAGATGTGCTGACAATTACAACTAAACAAACCTTAGAAATAAGTTCTGTGAGCATTTACAACACGCTTGGCCAATTGGTTCAGGTGAATACCAATCCAAATGAAACTATCGATGTTTCGGGCTTGTCAAGCGGAAGTTATTTTATCAAGATAATCAGCGATAAAGGAAGCGCTACCGGTAAGTTTGTAAAAGAATAATTTGTTATAACAATATAGAAAACCGCCAGTCTTTCGAAAGGCGGTTTTTTTGTGTCCTGATATTACTACGGTATTTTATAAGTTAAAAATAAAATGATATAACCATTACCACTAATTGCACACTAAATTTGTATTTCTGTCGATACGAAGACGAGGGATGACAGTTCGTCGAGGATGCTGTAACAGGGCATGTATTTTCCATCCCTTCGTACATGTATTAACCTAACATCGGCACTATATGTGAAAACCGATCAGCTACACGGCGGTTCGACAGCATTGAAGTCCTTCTATATAAATAGGAGGACTTTTTTTCCTTCGACACTTCGGCTAAGCTCAGTGCAGGCTAAGCTCAGGATGACAACTAATCCTTTATTATTTCAACCCGTCTCTTAATCTCATTCCCAAATTCATCCGCAACAGTAATATAATGAATCCCGGTTTCCGCTTCAATCTGCATTTCGTGAAAGGTTTGCGTCGTGCCTTTGTATTCGTTGTCTACATACCAATACAACTTCGCTTCTCTGTTAGAATGTGCCACTTTTAAAATCACCGGTTGGACATTACTATTGAAATCTTTGGCCAAATAAATCTTGCTGTTGGTTTTTGGGTAAATAAAATCCATTGCGGCTTTTTGATCTTGCTTGCAATCCTCACGAAATGGCGGTAACGGTTTGTAATCAATGTGCAAACTCTTGTAATACCATTCCATCACCGGCGGTAAAATAAACCAGTTTTTGGAAACAATTTTATCCACATCTTCGCAACTATTATTCACTCTAAATTGTTGTGTAGCGTCTAAATGCACCAATTTGTGATAAGGACAAACTACGGTTTTCTTTCCTCTTCGGGTGATTAATTGTTTGGTTTTCGGGCAGTCTTCTTGGGCTAAATGACCACTTAGTGTGCAAACCTCAGCATATTCCAAATCATTCAATGGCGGTTGGAACCATTTTTTTCTGGGCAACAAATTAAAGACATCAAATAAAATCGGTGCCGCACTTCCAACACCGGTTAATTCCGGTCTGCCTTCGCCATTCGCGTTGCCAACCCAAACGCCAACGACATAACGAGAATTCGTGCCAATCGCCCAAGCATCTCGGTTTCCAAAACTCGTTCCCGTCTTCCAAGCCAGTTCCAACGAAGAATCGTAAAACTTCCAAGCTTCATCGCCTTCCGGCCTATTGACTTCTTTCATCGCATTATACGTCAAATAAATCGAACCGGCGCCAAGTATCGTTTTCTGAAAACTATCGTCGCCATAATCTTGCTCGAAACCGTTGACATAATTCAACTCGGTGAATTCTTTGGTTCTGTATTTTCCGCTCGATTGATTGAAATAATTAATCGTTGACGACATATTCGCATAAGTACGGCACAAATCCCAAAGATTGCTCTCAGCTCCGCCTAAAATCAACGACAAACCGTAATGATCGGGATGTTGGTTGATGTTTTTGAGTTTTAATTTCTGCGTCAATTCATAAAAATTATGTACGCCGTGTTCCTGCAACATCAACACCGATGGAATGTTCAACGAACGCGATAAAGCTCGTTGCGCCGGAACAGCTCCGTCAAACGTCAGGTTAAAATTCTGTGGTGTGTAACCCGAAATCTGCGTTGGTACATCAGCTACTAAAGTATTGGGCAACAATTCGCCTTCATCGAGCATCGAGGCAAACAATAACGGCTTCAAAATACTTCCCGTACTTCGCGGCGCACCAATAATATCAACATCTTTATCGTGGTCTTTGTCCGTTGGTGAATTGCCCACATAACTAATCACATTGCGGTTTTGAATATCAATCACCATAATAGCCAAGTTGTGGACTTCGTTTTGTTTGTACTGGTTGTAATATTGTTGCGCGATTTGGTTCACCCTATTTTGCAACGAAATATCAACAGTTGTTTTGATGCGTTTACCTTCATCGGTTTTCGCGATTCTTTGTAGCAAATGCGGTGCAATTTGAGGCAGATTATACGGTTTTTGCGGAAGTGGTTCTTTAACTGCTAATTCATAAGTCAACTTATCAATGATTTTTTCGTTGTAAAGTTTGAGCAACAAAGTATTGCGTTTTCGCAGCAACTTGATTTGGTTTTTTCCCGGATAAATCAAACTAGGCGCATTCGGTAAAACTGCTAAAGTCGCACTTTCCGCCCAAGACAGTTGATACGATTGCACGCCGAAATACCGCCAAGAAGCCATTTCCAATCCAACCACATTGCCACCATAAGGCGCATGCGCGGCATACAATGCGATGATTTTTTCTTTGGAATGACGAAATTCTAGACGCGTCGCCAATATCATTTCGATTCCTTTTTCGAAATAGGTTCTCTTTTTATTTTTTCGGGATAAACGAATGACTTGTTGGGTTAAGGTACTTCCGCCGCGAACGACTTTTCCGGCACTACGATTTTGCTTAACAGCCTTAACCATCGCCACAGGATTAAATCCCGGATGGTAATAAAAATGTTCGTCTTCGAAATAGACAATACATTTTTTAAACTTATCGGGAACACTGTCTTGCGCGGGAAAACGCCATTGTCCATCTCGTGCTATTTTCGCGGCCAGCAATTCGCCATCGTTGCTTTCGATTACGGTGGCGTAAGGCTCTTGGAATAAAACTCTCGGCAATGAAAAGTAATACACCACCAGCAGCACAAATCCGATGGCTGATTTCTTTTGGTTGCGGTTTATCCAATTGAGTAGGATTTGCGTGAACGCTTTGAGTTTTGCTTTCATTTTGTTTACTACAAAAGAAAATTAACCGCAAAGTTCGCGAAGTATTACGCAAAGTTCGCAAAGAAAAACATATCTCTTGGCGAACTTGGCGCTTGCTTGGCGTCGTTGCGGTTAACCTTTTATTTTATCACTTCCACCCATTGGCCTTTAGTGCGTGCTAAAAACTCATTGTCATACATCGCTTCACACTGCAATCCCGGCAAATAATATTTACCCAAATAAGAAGCGTTCAACAAGATTTTAAACTGTCGAGTTTCAGCCGCTTTCAAACTGAAATAATAATTGGCGCGGTCATCACGAATATCGATATAATCCGCTAGATTACTTGTTGCATCCCCAAAATCAGTATAACGTGTATTCACAATTTCAAATCCGGAAGGCAGAATTTGCGACAAGGCGATGTTCTCTACTCTTTCGTTTTTGCGATTCGTTAAAGTCACTTCTGCATAGAATTCGGTGCCTTGTGCAATTTTCGAAACATTGATGGCTTTGCCTTTTCGGTCTTTGAAAACCACATTGGCTGTTACATTATTTTGCATCGGTTTTTCGCTTCCCACCGGAAGAATACCGCTATTCAAGACGCGAACAAACAACGTATTCTTTTTATTGTTCTTAATCGTCACCGAATTATTGCCCATTTTTATTTTCAAGTCACGTTGGGCAATTGTTTTATCTGTCGTGATGACTTCCGATTTTCCGGAATTCGTATACGAAATAGATACGCCTTTAGGACCATTCGACTTGGCAAATTTTGCCATCGCATAAAGCCCATAAGCGGTAGTTTGCGTACTCATCCATTGTTGGCTCGAAAGGTTTTTGGCCAATTTAGTCGCCATGGCAAACGCTTTTGGTTTCTGACCTAACAATATCAAAGTTTCCAACGCCATCGCTCTGTTTCTATCGGCTGAACCATAGTAATAATGGTAATAATTGTTGTCTGTTACTTGCTCATCAATAAACGATTTGCTCAATAACGACATTCCGGCAGCATTTTGTTTGACCAAAGCATAACTCGCCGCCAAACGCAATTTACTTTCGTTAGAAATACCAACGGTTTCACGCAGTCTGTTCATCGACGCCAAATCGGCAGAACCGGCTAAGGCTAAAGTGTACAAACGATACGCTTGAGCAAAATCATTGCCGTATTGTTTTTCGTAACGCCATTGTTTGGCTTGCTTTTGTTGGTACGAAATCCATTTCGTTTTGAAATTAATCGGTAACAAATAACCTTTTTTCTCGGCTTCAATCAAGAAATGTCCGGCATAAGAAGTTCCCCAATCATCGGTATCAGAAT includes:
- a CDS encoding single-stranded DNA-binding protein — translated: MNGTLNKVMLIGHLGDEVKMHYFEGGNCIGRFPLATNEVYINKQTNEKITSTEWHNLVVRNKAAEICEKYLSKGDKIYIEGRIKSRQWQAEDGTTKYTTEIQVTEFTFLTTKKEVEGVKAPHNLEPKSNNFEAPNPATPENDLPF
- the mutY gene encoding A/G-specific adenine glycosylase — translated: MKFPNLLTQWYLQNKRDLPWRNTVNPYFIWLSEIMLQQTRVAQGLPYFLRFTEAFPTVFDLAKASEEDVLKLWQGLGYYSRARNLHKTAQQVAFEFNGEFPKSYAELLKLKGIGEYTAAAIASFSYNENVPVVDGNVYRVLSRYFDVETDIVSASAKKEFTQLAAELLPKGKANLFNQAIMEFGALQCTPKNPDCGNCVFNDSCAALQKKKVAILPVKSKKVKVRTRHFNYLVFSDEVENTLLQKRTQKGIWHNLYEFPLLETENKLTEAALLELLQNQQFVANEVIDIHWYNSETTVHKLTHQHLNINFWKIKVKGKLENGIDWESVKKMPFPIVIFNFIEKERF
- a CDS encoding HU family DNA-binding protein — translated: MTHNIKIRNKMTKADIVAKISEKLGLEKGDVQATVEAFMEEVKNSLETGDNVYLRGFGSFIIKTRAEKTGRNISKNTTIKIPAHNIPAFKPAKVFVESVKTNTEVAV
- a CDS encoding ribonuclease E/G translates to MNKELIIRSGEDAVDFALLKDGKLIELHKQEDTSNFQVGDIFIAKIRKPVAGLNAAFVNVGFEKDAFLHYHDLGPNLASYLKFIKLVSAGKLKDFSLKNFQFEKEIDKDGTISDILSANQSVLVQVVKEPISTKGPRISTELSFAGRFVVLVPFSDRVSISQKIESKEEKDRLKKLVQSIKQRGFGVIVRTVAEGKSIAELEKDLQNLMNRWTAMSKKLPTAHHPSKILGELNKASSILRDVFNDTFTSIQTDDEELYQETKDYLAEIAPEKQKIVKLYQSKDVPLFEKYHIERQIKTSFGRTVSMSKGAYLIIEHTEALHVIDVNSGNRSNKATNQEDTALEVNMIAAAEIARQLRLRDMGGIIVVDFIDMQNPDNRQVLFNFLREEMSDDKAKHKILPPSKFGLVQITRQRVRPEVNIETREENPNNLSGDVDAPIQIIDKINFSLEKIIKDHNGVKLNVHPFVAAYLKKGFPSLRSKWFFEHKKWVKIIPRDAYTYLEYHFFDKDGNVIKE
- a CDS encoding T9SS type A sorting domain-containing protein; translated protein: MKKLYTLLVLILTVLTTNAQIINFPDANFKARLLAANTGNYHAMNALNQPMKIDSNENNEIEVSEALQVSTLNANVANISSLVGINNFSNLTGLNITQNSITSLNIDGLVNLVTLTCYRNSFTSLDLTHSPNLQTVQCSDGLLTTLNIAGLSNLNVLNCANNSLLSLDASDASNLQTLICRDNQITSLDVAGLSQLETLLCDSNNLSVLNVNGLTNLGILNCSDNNISALDVTALPNLSQIVVSHNQLSASDFTNNQLLEYVDCRFNLITTLDFSVCHGLQEMLASNNQLTTLFIKNGSYEQNAQFQSNPLQYICADQNEIAGLQFYVNNIPNCHINSYCSFTPGGVFYTLQNTILFDDNNNGCDNDDVAIPNMKYTFSNGSSNTTLVSGEDDSFNYVQAGTYTITPIFENPSYFSVTPASATITFPAANDPFVQNFCLTVNGTLNDLEVTLFPIGPARPGFDAHYKIIYKNKGTTIQSGAISFSYDDTISDLVSANPATSSQGNDILNWTFANLQPFESREISITLNLNSPVETPPLNANNWLLYSATAAGATDETPDNNTANLTQTVVNSYDPNDKTCVEGTWLPLDFVGEYVHYIIRFENTGTFAAENIVVKDIIDTTKFEIGSLIPLSGSHPFTTRIINTNQVEFIFENINLPFDDANNDGYVAFKIKTKPTLVDLETFSNSASIYFDYNAPIVTDTYTTTVFNPLNTSDFEFGSVFSLSPVPTKDVLTITTKQTLEISSVSIYNTLGQLVQVNTNPNETIDVSGLSSGSYFIKIISDKGSATGKFVKE
- the pbpC gene encoding penicillin-binding protein 1C, with product MKAKLKAFTQILLNWINRNQKKSAIGFVLLVVYYFSLPRVLFQEPYATVIESNDGELLAAKIARDGQWRFPAQDSVPDKFKKCIVYFEDEHFYYHPGFNPVAMVKAVKQNRSAGKVVRGGSTLTQQVIRLSRKNKKRTYFEKGIEMILATRLEFRHSKEKIIALYAAHAPYGGNVVGLEMASWRYFGVQSYQLSWAESATLAVLPNAPSLIYPGKNQIKLLRKRNTLLLKLYNEKIIDKLTYELAVKEPLPQKPYNLPQIAPHLLQRIAKTDEGKRIKTTVDISLQNRVNQIAQQYYNQYKQNEVHNLAIMVIDIQNRNVISYVGNSPTDKDHDKDVDIIGAPRSTGSILKPLLFASMLDEGELLPNTLVADVPTQISGYTPQNFNLTFDGAVPAQRALSRSLNIPSVLMLQEHGVHNFYELTQKLKLKNINQHPDHYGLSLILGGAESNLWDLCRTYANMSSTINYFNQSSGKYRTKEFTELNYVNGFEQDYGDDSFQKTILGAGSIYLTYNAMKEVNRPEGDEAWKFYDSSLELAWKTGTSFGNRDAWAIGTNSRYVVGVWVGNANGEGRPELTGVGSAAPILFDVFNLLPRKKWFQPPLNDLEYAEVCTLSGHLAQEDCPKTKQLITRRGKKTVVCPYHKLVHLDATQQFRVNNSCEDVDKIVSKNWFILPPVMEWYYKSLHIDYKPLPPFREDCKQDQKAAMDFIYPKTNSKIYLAKDFNSNVQPVILKVAHSNREAKLYWYVDNEYKGTTQTFHEMQIEAETGIHYITVADEFGNEIKRRVEIIKD